A window from Symbiopectobacterium purcellii encodes these proteins:
- the mutT gene encoding 8-oxo-dGTP diphosphatase MutT, translating to MRKHLNVAVGIIRNAQREFFIARRPQGVHMGGMWEFPGGKVEPGETAEQALIRELREEAGIEALAPIALNSKTVETDERIITLHFFMVERWQGEPYGLEGQPSRWLDAASLLEDEFPPANAEMIRWLKETHC from the coding sequence GTGCGCAAACACCTGAACGTTGCGGTAGGCATTATTCGTAATGCGCAACGCGAATTTTTTATTGCACGTCGCCCTCAGGGCGTGCACATGGGCGGGATGTGGGAGTTTCCCGGCGGAAAAGTGGAGCCGGGAGAAACCGCTGAGCAGGCGCTGATTCGCGAACTGCGTGAAGAGGCAGGGATTGAAGCGCTGGCACCGATAGCGCTAAACAGCAAAACCGTGGAAACCGATGAGCGCATCATTACGCTGCATTTCTTTATGGTTGAACGCTGGCAGGGAGAACCCTATGGGCTTGAGGGGCAGCCTTCTCGCTGGCTGGATGCCGCGTCGCTGCTGGAAGATGAATTCCCTCCCGCCAACGCCGAGATGATCCGCTGGCTGAAGGAAACGCATTGCTAA